The following are encoded together in the Bacillus sp. NP157 genome:
- a CDS encoding TonB-dependent receptor: MKNQFLIRRTALALAVCTCLGGVGTAYAQSTTGNLNGSVPANGNQSIVVESTNGLRRETAVDDRGHYSLTQLPLGTYTVTLMRDGAAVDSRKNVSLRVGASTDVSFAAPAPATSADATALSGVTVTGNALPSIDVTTVDSRTVLTSEQLAKLPLGRSAEAVARLAPGVVNNGGGFTSDTGRSLASFGGAASNENAYYVNGFNTTDPLNAAGGLQMPYGAIDQQEVYTGGYSAQYGRSDGGVINQVGKRGTNEWHFGAQIIWEPNWARAAGPDIHYVNTPASAPAGDLYQPKSQNDKWSTTVSAYAGGPLIKDKLFFFVATEFEKQGYRNVNAVDSSTPSSTNTYNNPRWYGKLDWNITDSNILEFTSVGDKRSGSGTRYGYDYVNMSRTNTIGPVNDTKVGGSFWNGKYTGYITDNLTISAQYGKMSVKNYDQPGAYDDTLARVDGSGSQNPALNGGSAIKNTQVGDISSPGRGNKSNNLRFDVQYVAGNHTISVGIDNVKSQVNDFGTFSPGPGYSWSYGVQKDPNEAIDGTPGRNFVPAPALFPNGQSGYYVSKNVSYNLVNVRSDQKAQYIEDKWQVSDRVLLQIGLRNDQFTDYNQFGKPFIEQTRPQWAPRLGASWDVNGDGTFKVFANAGRYYLGLPLNPATGAAAGYTATQQFYTYSGIAADGTPTGLTQMSGVVSGNNSYGIPPDPRTVAGKNLKAENQDEFILGFDKTLGENWTYGAKLTQRKLNSVIDDFCDIDLVTAKATAEGHTVGSTNSCYLINGGHANTFTLLDPSGNPFTVDLSRKEMGMPATKRRYYSAELFMEHQFDGVWYGKFDYVFSRSYGNTEGQSRTDSRQNGAAGSMDWDNSYVMDYANGPLGNDHPHVFKAYGYWQFAPEWQLSSNFQIASGAPEVCLGFYGPDQTDPAHYGSAYHWCDGQPSPPGEKGRLPWTYQWDLGLTWRPGWGDGRLALSANVFNVTNQQRAVFRYPTEWQSTSTPHPLYRAPLITQDPRYGRLSVSYDF; the protein is encoded by the coding sequence ATGAAGAATCAGTTTCTGATCCGCAGGACCGCGCTGGCGCTGGCCGTGTGTACCTGCCTGGGTGGTGTCGGCACGGCATACGCCCAGTCCACCACCGGTAACCTCAACGGTTCGGTGCCAGCCAATGGCAACCAGTCCATCGTGGTCGAGAGCACCAACGGCCTCCGTCGCGAAACCGCCGTCGACGATCGCGGCCACTATTCGCTGACCCAGCTCCCGCTCGGCACCTACACCGTGACCCTGATGCGCGATGGCGCCGCGGTCGATTCACGCAAGAATGTTTCCCTGCGCGTCGGCGCCAGCACCGATGTCTCGTTCGCGGCACCGGCCCCGGCCACATCGGCGGACGCCACGGCGCTTTCGGGCGTCACCGTCACCGGCAACGCCCTCCCCTCCATCGACGTCACCACCGTCGACTCGCGCACCGTGCTCACCTCCGAGCAGCTCGCCAAGCTCCCGCTGGGCCGTAGCGCCGAGGCCGTGGCACGCCTCGCACCGGGCGTGGTCAACAACGGCGGTGGCTTCACCAGCGATACCGGCCGCTCGCTTGCCAGCTTCGGCGGCGCGGCGTCCAACGAGAACGCGTATTACGTCAACGGCTTCAACACCACCGACCCGCTGAACGCGGCCGGCGGCCTGCAGATGCCGTACGGCGCCATCGACCAGCAGGAAGTCTATACGGGCGGCTACAGCGCCCAGTACGGCCGCTCCGACGGCGGCGTGATCAACCAGGTCGGCAAGCGCGGAACCAACGAATGGCATTTCGGTGCGCAGATCATCTGGGAGCCGAACTGGGCACGTGCCGCCGGCCCGGACATCCATTACGTCAACACCCCGGCGTCCGCGCCCGCGGGTGACCTGTACCAGCCGAAGAGCCAGAACGACAAGTGGTCGACCACCGTCAGTGCCTATGCCGGCGGCCCCCTGATCAAGGACAAGCTGTTCTTCTTCGTCGCGACCGAGTTCGAGAAGCAGGGCTACCGCAACGTCAATGCCGTGGACAGCAGCACGCCGTCGTCGACCAACACGTATAACAACCCGCGCTGGTACGGCAAGCTCGACTGGAACATCACCGACAGCAACATCCTGGAATTCACCAGCGTCGGCGACAAGCGTTCCGGTAGCGGCACGCGCTACGGCTACGACTACGTCAACATGTCGCGCACGAACACCATTGGCCCGGTCAACGACACCAAGGTGGGCGGCTCGTTCTGGAACGGCAAGTACACCGGCTACATCACCGACAACCTGACCATCAGCGCCCAGTACGGCAAGATGTCGGTGAAGAACTACGACCAGCCGGGTGCATACGACGACACCCTCGCGCGCGTCGATGGCTCGGGCAGCCAGAACCCCGCACTCAACGGCGGCAGCGCGATCAAGAACACCCAGGTCGGCGACATCAGCTCGCCGGGCCGCGGCAACAAGTCGAACAATCTTCGCTTCGACGTGCAGTACGTCGCCGGTAACCACACCATCTCGGTGGGTATCGACAACGTCAAGTCGCAGGTGAACGACTTCGGCACTTTCAGCCCGGGCCCGGGCTATAGCTGGAGCTACGGCGTCCAGAAGGACCCGAACGAAGCCATCGACGGTACGCCGGGTCGCAACTTCGTGCCGGCACCCGCGCTGTTCCCGAACGGCCAGAGCGGCTACTACGTCAGCAAGAACGTCAGCTACAACCTGGTCAACGTCCGCTCCGACCAGAAGGCGCAGTACATCGAAGACAAGTGGCAGGTGAGCGATCGCGTCCTGCTGCAGATCGGCCTGCGCAACGACCAGTTCACCGACTACAACCAGTTCGGCAAGCCCTTCATCGAGCAGACCCGTCCGCAGTGGGCGCCGCGCCTCGGTGCATCGTGGGACGTGAACGGCGATGGCACGTTCAAGGTCTTCGCCAACGCGGGACGTTACTACCTCGGCCTGCCGCTCAACCCGGCCACTGGCGCCGCCGCGGGCTACACCGCCACGCAGCAGTTCTACACCTATTCGGGCATCGCCGCGGACGGTACGCCGACCGGCCTGACCCAGATGAGCGGCGTCGTGTCGGGTAACAACTCCTACGGCATCCCGCCCGACCCGCGCACGGTCGCCGGCAAGAACCTCAAGGCCGAAAACCAGGACGAGTTCATCCTCGGCTTCGACAAGACCCTGGGCGAGAACTGGACCTACGGTGCCAAGCTGACCCAGCGCAAGCTCAACTCGGTCATCGACGATTTCTGCGACATCGACCTCGTCACCGCCAAGGCCACCGCCGAAGGCCACACCGTCGGCTCGACCAACAGCTGCTACCTGATCAACGGTGGCCACGCGAACACCTTCACCCTGCTCGACCCGTCGGGCAATCCGTTCACGGTGGACCTGTCGCGCAAGGAAATGGGCATGCCGGCGACGAAGCGTCGCTACTACAGCGCCGAGCTCTTCATGGAGCACCAGTTCGACGGCGTGTGGTACGGCAAGTTCGACTACGTGTTCTCGCGTTCTTACGGCAACACGGAAGGCCAGTCGCGTACCGATTCGCGCCAGAACGGCGCCGCCGGCAGCATGGACTGGGACAACAGCTACGTCATGGACTACGCCAACGGCCCGCTGGGTAACGATCACCCGCACGTGTTCAAGGCGTATGGCTACTGGCAGTTCGCGCCCGAGTGGCAGCTCTCGAGCAACTTCCAGATCGCATCCGGCGCACCGGAAGTCTGCCTGGGCTTCTACGGCCCGGACCAGACCGACCCGGCGCATTACGGCAGCGCCTACCACTGGTGCGATGGCCAGCCTTCGCCCCCGGGTGAGAAGGGCCGCCTGCCGTGGACCTACCAGTGGGACCTGGGCCTGACCTGGCGTCCGGGCTGGGGTGACGGCCGACTGGCGCTGTCCGCCAACGTGTTCAACGTGACCAACCAGCAGCGCGCCGTGTTCCGCTACCCGACCGAATGGCAGTCGACCAGCACGCCGCACCCGCTGTATCGCGCACCGCTCATAACGCAGGATCCGCGTTACGGCCGACTGTCGGTTTCGTACGACTTCTAA
- a CDS encoding ferredoxin--NADP reductase, with protein MVALATEHVIDVHHWNDSLFSFRTTRDPGFRFESGHFVMIGLEVDGRPLMRAYSIASAHYEEHLEFFSIKVQDGPLTSRLQHLKPGDPVIVSRKPTGTLVLNDLKPGKRLYLLGTGTGLAPFLSIIRDPETYERFDKIVLAHGVRRVEDLAYSTYIEDELPNHEYLGELVREKLIYYPTVTREEFRNRGRITDAIADGEMARVTGLPQINPAEDRVMLCGSPSMLDDICVLLDGEGFQASPRTREPGDYVIERAFVEK; from the coding sequence ATGGTGGCACTGGCGACCGAACACGTCATCGACGTACATCACTGGAACGACTCGCTTTTCAGCTTCCGGACCACGCGTGACCCGGGTTTCCGCTTCGAAAGCGGGCACTTCGTCATGATCGGGCTGGAGGTGGATGGCCGTCCGCTGATGCGCGCGTATTCCATCGCCAGCGCGCATTACGAAGAGCACCTCGAATTCTTCAGCATCAAGGTCCAGGACGGCCCGCTGACCTCGCGCCTGCAGCACCTGAAGCCGGGCGACCCGGTGATCGTAAGCCGCAAGCCGACCGGCACGCTGGTGCTGAACGACCTCAAGCCGGGCAAGCGTCTCTACCTGCTGGGCACCGGAACGGGGCTGGCGCCGTTCCTGTCGATCATCCGCGACCCGGAAACCTACGAGCGCTTCGACAAGATCGTCCTTGCCCACGGCGTGCGCCGCGTGGAAGACCTCGCCTACTCGACCTACATCGAGGACGAGCTGCCGAACCACGAATATCTCGGCGAGCTGGTGCGCGAAAAGCTCATCTATTACCCGACGGTCACGCGTGAGGAATTTCGCAACCGTGGCCGCATCACCGACGCCATCGCCGACGGCGAGATGGCCCGCGTCACCGGCCTGCCGCAGATCAATCCGGCGGAAGATCGCGTGATGCTGTGTGGCAGCCCGTCGATGCTCGACGACATCTGCGTCCTGCTCGACGGCGAAGGCTTCCAGGCCTCCCCGCGCACCCGCGAGCCCGGCGATTACGTCATCGAACGCGCCTTCGTCGAAAAATAA
- a CDS encoding DUF3298 and DUF4163 domain-containing protein, with product MLVRHILSLVMATAGLAACRDGADRTHGGDTPPPARASAAKADAGKDTRSGQDGLYTIELSLPDLPARAAPLRHAIDRYVDRQKRAFLESLDAPGASERAREIPWDLNLDIAVSARTDRFINVQVDGQSFTGGAHPAPIVDSFTFDTASDRVVNIRELFDDPAAAENAFAAEARRQLITQLDDQDEPLASDTRQIEEGTEPGKDHYRVFSLLTGPDDKVHGLTFIFPPYQVAAYVAGPQAIDVPSEAFSRYLKPEYRGAFR from the coding sequence ATGTTGGTGCGACACATCCTGTCGCTGGTCATGGCCACCGCCGGGCTCGCCGCCTGCCGTGACGGCGCAGACCGGACGCACGGCGGGGATACGCCGCCGCCCGCCAGGGCCAGTGCCGCAAAAGCCGATGCCGGCAAGGATACCCGTTCCGGCCAGGATGGCCTGTATACGATCGAGCTTTCACTTCCCGACCTGCCCGCGCGGGCCGCGCCCCTGCGCCATGCCATCGACCGCTATGTCGACCGGCAGAAGCGGGCATTCCTGGAGAGCCTGGACGCGCCCGGCGCCAGCGAGCGGGCCCGTGAGATCCCGTGGGACCTCAACCTGGACATCGCCGTCTCCGCCCGCACCGACCGCTTCATCAACGTCCAGGTCGACGGCCAGTCCTTCACTGGCGGCGCCCATCCTGCGCCGATCGTGGACAGCTTCACGTTCGACACCGCGAGCGACCGCGTGGTCAACATCCGCGAACTGTTCGACGATCCCGCGGCAGCGGAGAACGCCTTCGCCGCCGAGGCACGCCGCCAGCTGATCACCCAGCTGGACGACCAGGACGAGCCGCTGGCGTCGGATACACGGCAGATCGAGGAAGGCACCGAGCCGGGCAAGGACCACTACCGCGTCTTCAGCCTGCTGACCGGCCCAGACGACAAGGTGCATGGGCTGACCTTCATCTTCCCGCCGTACCAGGTCGCCGCCTACGTCGCGGGTCCCCAGGCGATCGACGTGCCCAGCGAAGCCTTCTCGCGTTATCTCAAGCCGGAGTATCGCGGGGCGTTCCGCTGA
- a CDS encoding DUF456 domain-containing protein, protein MELALYLLSAVLIVGGIAGAILPFLPGIPMIFGGIWLAAAVDDYQHLGWGWLVAIGIVGAFGVALDFISASLGAKRIGATPRALWGAGVGTTVGMFFGIPGLIIGPFAGAVVGELCSGKSVLRSAHVGVSTWVGMLVGMLAKVVISFLMLGMAGVALLLS, encoded by the coding sequence ATGGAACTCGCCCTTTACCTGCTCTCCGCCGTACTGATCGTCGGCGGTATCGCCGGTGCCATCCTGCCGTTTTTGCCCGGTATCCCGATGATCTTCGGCGGCATTTGGCTGGCTGCCGCGGTGGACGACTACCAGCACCTGGGCTGGGGCTGGCTGGTCGCCATCGGCATCGTCGGCGCGTTCGGCGTCGCGCTGGATTTCATCTCCGCCTCGCTCGGCGCCAAGCGTATCGGCGCTACGCCACGCGCATTGTGGGGTGCGGGCGTGGGCACCACGGTCGGCATGTTCTTCGGCATCCCCGGGCTCATCATCGGCCCCTTTGCCGGTGCGGTGGTGGGCGAACTGTGTTCCGGCAAGAGCGTGCTGCGCTCGGCCCACGTCGGCGTCAGCACATGGGTCGGCATGCTGGTCGGCATGCTGGCCAAGGTCGTCATCTCCTTCCTCATGCTCGGGATGGCCGGCGTCGCCCTGCTGCTCTCCTGA
- a CDS encoding DUF885 domain-containing protein: MFRRLTLAAAITFTIGALHAEPAQPAWIAKSNADAQLLLDVTARFSPESATDIGVKGYDEKTADLGPDIDKRQRAALVEVRDKLNKRLAEEKDPNVHQDLQILLKQIDGNIKGIDLNDQYMLPWFDAGQMVFSGEFSLLNAESTPEQNQAALGRLKCYVGLTAGCTPLVDAAKARTTEKLADKKLMGPVKADVEQKLGNTQRYVDGIRKLFAEKKIAGTDEAMAKLDKQLKDYNAWVKKTVLPRARTDFRLPEPMYAYNLEQVGLDIAPRDLIARAELEFMETSYALQQLAPVVAKAEGLPDGDYRDVLKALKKKQLAKDKVEPTYHAVIGKIEDIIRQQRIVELPKRDLAMRLASEAENARTPAPHMDPPPFINNTGQRGTFVLTTGNPPANGDASQTYDDFTFEAAAWTLTAHEGRPGHELQFAAMVEQGVSLTRSLFAFNSVNVEGWALYAEAEMVPYEPPAGQFIALQFRLLRAARAFLDPMLNLGLVTRDRAHEILVHDVGLSEPMARQELDRYTLNSPGQATAYFYGYSRILQLRAETQVALGAKFDRKAFNDFLIAQGLLPPELLAEAVRTRFVPSVLKAK; the protein is encoded by the coding sequence ATGTTCCGACGACTGACCCTCGCTGCCGCGATCACCTTCACGATCGGCGCGCTCCACGCCGAACCTGCCCAGCCTGCCTGGATTGCAAAGAGCAACGCCGACGCGCAGCTACTGCTCGATGTCACCGCCCGTTTCAGCCCCGAATCGGCCACCGACATCGGCGTGAAGGGCTACGACGAGAAGACCGCCGACCTTGGCCCGGACATCGACAAGCGCCAGCGTGCCGCCCTGGTCGAGGTGCGCGACAAGCTCAACAAGCGCCTCGCCGAAGAAAAAGATCCGAACGTGCACCAGGACCTGCAGATCCTGCTCAAGCAGATCGACGGGAACATCAAGGGCATCGACCTCAACGACCAGTACATGCTGCCGTGGTTCGACGCCGGGCAGATGGTGTTCAGCGGTGAATTCTCGCTGCTCAATGCCGAAAGCACGCCCGAGCAGAACCAGGCCGCGCTGGGCCGCCTGAAGTGCTACGTGGGCCTCACGGCCGGATGCACGCCGCTGGTCGATGCGGCGAAAGCGCGCACCACCGAGAAGCTCGCCGACAAGAAGCTGATGGGGCCGGTCAAGGCCGACGTCGAGCAGAAGCTCGGCAACACCCAGCGTTATGTCGACGGCATCCGCAAGCTGTTCGCCGAGAAGAAGATCGCCGGCACCGACGAGGCGATGGCGAAGCTCGACAAGCAGCTCAAGGACTACAACGCCTGGGTGAAGAAGACGGTGCTGCCGCGTGCGCGCACGGACTTCCGCCTGCCGGAGCCGATGTACGCCTATAACCTGGAGCAGGTCGGCCTGGACATCGCGCCGCGCGACCTCATCGCGCGCGCCGAACTCGAATTCATGGAGACCTCGTACGCCCTGCAGCAGCTTGCCCCCGTGGTGGCGAAGGCCGAGGGCCTGCCCGATGGCGACTACCGCGACGTGCTCAAGGCGTTGAAGAAGAAGCAGCTGGCGAAGGACAAGGTCGAGCCGACTTACCACGCCGTGATTGGCAAGATCGAAGACATCATCCGCCAGCAGCGCATCGTCGAATTGCCCAAGCGCGACCTCGCCATGCGTCTTGCATCGGAAGCGGAAAATGCGCGCACGCCGGCGCCGCACATGGATCCGCCGCCCTTCATCAACAACACCGGGCAGCGAGGCACCTTCGTGCTCACGACGGGCAACCCGCCGGCGAATGGCGATGCCTCGCAGACGTATGACGACTTCACCTTCGAAGCCGCCGCCTGGACGCTCACCGCGCACGAAGGCCGCCCCGGCCATGAACTGCAGTTCGCGGCGATGGTGGAACAGGGTGTTTCGCTCACGCGCAGCCTGTTCGCCTTCAACAGCGTGAACGTCGAAGGCTGGGCACTGTATGCCGAAGCCGAGATGGTGCCGTACGAGCCGCCGGCCGGGCAGTTCATCGCCCTGCAGTTCCGCCTGCTCCGTGCGGCCCGCGCCTTCCTCGATCCGATGCTGAACCTGGGCCTGGTCACCCGTGACCGTGCGCACGAGATCCTCGTGCACGATGTCGGCCTGTCCGAGCCGATGGCCCGGCAGGAACTGGATCGTTACACGTTGAATTCGCCCGGCCAGGCCACGGCGTATTTCTACGGATACAGCCGCATCCTGCAGCTGCGCGCGGAAACCCAGGTGGCGCTCGGTGCGAAGTTCGACCGCAAGGCGTTCAACGATTTCCTGATCGCCCAGGGCCTGCTTCCGCCTGAGCTGCTGGCCGAAGCCGTGCGCACGCGGTTCGTTCCGTCGGTGCTTAAGGCCAAATAG
- a CDS encoding hemolysin III family protein — translation MTLDNAQPRYAFAEEVASSVIHGLGIVLSIAGLAVLVSFSAMYGGVRSVVASSVFGSTLILLYTASTLYHSVPAGGVAKRVFRTLDHIAIFLLIAGTYTPFTLLALPGAWGWGLFGTIWGLAILGSAAELGMLKRYRKAAVIMYVLMGWVAVVAIQPLRENVETGGLVLLFAGGIAYTAGVPFYIARRMPYGHAIWHFFVLAGSVLHYLAILLYVIPDAHG, via the coding sequence CCAACCGCGTTACGCCTTCGCTGAAGAAGTCGCCAGCAGCGTGATCCATGGCCTGGGGATCGTGCTCAGCATCGCCGGCCTCGCCGTACTGGTGTCGTTTTCGGCGATGTATGGCGGCGTGCGTTCCGTCGTCGCCAGCTCGGTCTTCGGCTCGACGCTGATCCTGCTTTACACCGCGTCGACGCTGTATCACTCGGTGCCGGCGGGCGGCGTGGCCAAGCGTGTGTTCCGCACGCTGGACCACATCGCCATCTTCCTGCTGATCGCGGGCACGTATACGCCGTTCACCCTGCTGGCGCTGCCTGGCGCGTGGGGCTGGGGTCTGTTCGGCACCATCTGGGGCCTGGCCATCCTCGGCAGCGCGGCCGAACTGGGCATGCTCAAGCGCTACCGCAAGGCCGCGGTGATCATGTACGTGCTGATGGGCTGGGTGGCCGTGGTGGCCATCCAGCCGCTACGCGAGAACGTGGAAACCGGCGGGCTGGTACTGCTGTTCGCCGGCGGCATCGCGTACACGGCGGGCGTGCCGTTCTACATCGCCCGCCGCATGCCCTACGGCCACGCCATCTGGCACTTCTTCGTGCTCGCAGGCAGCGTGCTGCATTACCTGGCGATCCTGCTCTACGTCATCCCCGACGCCCACGGCTAG